The proteins below are encoded in one region of Tomitella fengzijianii:
- a CDS encoding metal-sensitive transcriptional regulator: MTESTDTPGTDGKPGYAADKAAVRTRLRRVEGQVRGIQRMVEEDTYCIDVLTQISAVNRALESVALALLDDHLHHCVSHAISSGDNADEKLDEATAAIRRLVRS, from the coding sequence ATGACGGAATCCACCGACACCCCCGGAACGGACGGCAAGCCCGGGTACGCAGCGGACAAAGCGGCCGTGCGCACGCGGCTGCGCAGGGTCGAGGGTCAGGTGCGCGGAATCCAGCGCATGGTGGAGGAGGACACCTATTGCATCGACGTGCTCACCCAGATCTCCGCCGTCAACCGCGCACTGGAGTCCGTCGCACTGGCGTTGCTGGACGACCACCTGCATCACTGTGTCTCGCACGCGATCTCGTCCGGCGACAACGCCGACGAGAAACTGGACGAGGCCACCGCCGCGATCCGGCGGCTCGTGCGTTCGTAG
- a CDS encoding queuosine precursor transporter, which produces MTSSDRTPPTTPAEAAPADRAAGGAAFAAVGRSFYPAIIAIFAPLLLISNLCATKGVEFGPIIGDWSIITDGGFFLFPLAYVLGDVLSEVYGFRATRRAIFLGFGVAALGALAFWVTSILPAADFYENQEAFDTVTQAFFQVLAASLAGYLVGQTLNSYVLVRIKAVTRERHLWARLIGSTVVGEFADTLVFCLIAAGAIGLSGAGDMTTYVVLGIVYKTAVEVLIMPVTYRVIAALKAREPGYGAHPGDAA; this is translated from the coding sequence GTGACATCCTCCGACCGCACCCCTCCGACGACGCCGGCCGAGGCCGCACCCGCAGACCGCGCCGCGGGCGGAGCGGCCTTCGCCGCGGTGGGCCGCTCGTTTTATCCGGCGATCATCGCGATCTTCGCGCCGCTGCTGCTGATCTCCAACCTCTGCGCCACCAAGGGCGTCGAGTTCGGCCCGATCATCGGCGACTGGTCGATCATCACCGACGGCGGATTCTTCCTCTTCCCCCTCGCCTACGTGCTGGGCGACGTGCTGAGCGAGGTGTACGGGTTCCGCGCCACGCGGCGCGCCATCTTCCTGGGGTTCGGCGTGGCGGCCCTCGGCGCGCTCGCCTTCTGGGTGACGTCGATCCTGCCCGCGGCGGACTTCTACGAGAACCAGGAGGCCTTCGACACCGTCACGCAGGCGTTCTTCCAGGTCCTCGCCGCCAGCCTGGCCGGATACCTGGTGGGCCAGACGCTGAACTCCTACGTCCTGGTCCGGATCAAGGCGGTCACGCGCGAGCGCCACCTGTGGGCACGCCTGATCGGCTCCACCGTGGTGGGCGAATTCGCGGACACGCTGGTGTTCTGCCTGATCGCGGCGGGCGCCATCGGACTCAGCGGCGCCGGCGACATGACGACGTACGTCGTGCTCGGAATCGTCTACAAGACCGCCGTCGAGGTGCTGATCATGCCGGTGACCTACCGCGTGATCGCGGCGCTCAAGGCACGCGAGCCCGGCTACGGCGCCCACCCCGGCGACGCCGCCTGA
- a CDS encoding formylglycine-generating enzyme family protein: protein MNRPPTEPSGPSDPAGPVSPCCAASAPAGAAPVSSPPVAVPRNPRSTKGQALLPGGEFTMGDHFDEGYPNDGETPVHPVRLAPFHIDETAVTNRAFARFVRETGYTTESERFGVSPVFHLAVAAGPEDILHRLDTTYWWVAVRGADWRHPEGPRSTIGERSNHPVVHVSWNDATAYAAWAGKRLPTEAEWEYAARGGLSGRRYAWGDELTPRGEWRCNIWQGRFPDVNTLDDGHLTTAPVKSYRPNGYGLWGTAGNVWEWCADHFDPGYYARAPHQDPQGPPEATGARVMRGGSFLCHDSYCNRYRVAARSSNTPDSASANLGFRCANDA, encoded by the coding sequence ATGAACCGACCGCCCACCGAACCTTCCGGCCCCTCCGACCCAGCCGGACCGGTCAGCCCGTGCTGCGCCGCGAGCGCCCCGGCCGGCGCAGCCCCGGTCTCCAGTCCGCCCGTCGCGGTTCCCCGGAACCCGCGCAGCACCAAGGGCCAGGCGCTGCTGCCCGGCGGGGAGTTCACGATGGGCGACCATTTCGACGAGGGCTACCCGAACGACGGCGAGACGCCGGTGCACCCCGTGCGACTGGCGCCGTTCCACATCGACGAGACGGCCGTCACCAACAGGGCGTTCGCCCGGTTCGTCCGCGAAACGGGCTACACCACCGAGTCCGAGCGCTTCGGCGTGTCCCCCGTGTTCCACCTCGCCGTGGCCGCCGGGCCGGAGGACATCCTGCACAGGCTCGACACCACGTACTGGTGGGTGGCCGTGCGCGGCGCCGACTGGCGGCACCCGGAGGGCCCCCGGTCGACCATCGGCGAGCGCTCGAACCATCCGGTGGTGCACGTGTCCTGGAACGATGCGACCGCCTACGCGGCGTGGGCCGGCAAACGGCTGCCCACCGAGGCCGAGTGGGAGTACGCCGCACGCGGCGGGCTGAGCGGGCGGCGATACGCCTGGGGCGACGAGCTGACGCCGCGGGGCGAGTGGCGCTGCAACATCTGGCAGGGCCGCTTCCCCGACGTCAACACGCTCGACGACGGGCACCTGACCACCGCACCGGTCAAGTCCTATCGCCCCAACGGGTACGGGCTCTGGGGCACCGCAGGCAACGTGTGGGAATGGTGCGCCGACCACTTCGACCCCGGCTACTACGCGCGCGCGCCGCACCAGGATCCGCAGGGCCCGCCGGAGGCCACCGGCGCACGGGTCATGCGCGGCGGATCGTTCCTGTGCCACGACTCGTACTGCAACCGTTATCGGGTGGCGGCGCGCTCGTCGAACACGCCGGACTCGGCCTCCGCCAACCTGGGATTCCGCTGCGCCAACGACGCGTGA
- the gluQRS gene encoding tRNA glutamyl-Q(34) synthetase GluQRS, giving the protein MTEPALPAGPAPAPSSGPHRDDEGAGRFAPSPSGDLHLGNLRTALLAWLFARTTGRRFLLRVEDLDRVRPGAEDRQLADLRSLGLDWDGPVSRQSQRRAGYDEAIDRLDAAGLVYECFCTRKEILRAPSAPHAPDGAYPGTCRDLTAAERTERRAVRSDPALRLRAGAAGFTVTDVLHGEYTGMVDDLVLRRGDGTPAYNLAVVVDDAAQGIDQVVRGDDLLSSAPRQAYLATLLGLPVPEYAHVPLALGPQGKRLAKRDGAVTLADLADASGTAATPEATAAWALSTIAVSLRLAEPGEPVAVEMLRDRFSPAALPLEPWVYPPA; this is encoded by the coding sequence ATGACCGAGCCCGCACTGCCCGCCGGCCCCGCACCGGCCCCCTCCTCCGGCCCGCACCGCGACGACGAAGGGGCGGGCAGGTTCGCCCCCAGCCCGTCGGGAGACCTGCACCTGGGGAACCTGCGCACCGCACTGCTCGCGTGGCTTTTCGCCCGCACCACCGGCCGTCGGTTCCTCCTGCGCGTGGAGGACCTCGACCGGGTGCGCCCGGGCGCGGAGGACCGCCAACTCGCCGACCTGCGCTCCCTGGGGCTCGACTGGGACGGGCCGGTGTCGCGCCAGTCGCAGCGCCGCGCCGGATACGACGAGGCCATCGACAGGCTTGACGCCGCGGGGCTCGTATACGAGTGCTTCTGCACGCGCAAAGAGATCCTGCGGGCGCCCTCCGCGCCGCACGCGCCGGACGGCGCGTACCCGGGGACCTGCCGCGACCTGACGGCGGCGGAACGGACGGAGCGCCGCGCGGTGCGCAGCGACCCCGCGCTGCGGTTGCGCGCGGGAGCCGCGGGGTTCACCGTGACCGATGTCCTGCACGGCGAGTACACGGGGATGGTCGACGACCTGGTGCTGCGCCGCGGCGACGGCACCCCCGCCTACAACCTCGCGGTGGTGGTGGACGACGCCGCGCAAGGCATCGACCAGGTGGTGCGGGGCGACGATCTGCTCAGTTCGGCACCCCGGCAGGCGTATCTCGCAACCCTGCTGGGGCTTCCGGTGCCGGAGTACGCACACGTGCCGTTGGCGCTGGGGCCGCAGGGCAAGCGGCTGGCCAAGCGCGACGGCGCGGTGACTCTCGCGGACCTCGCCGACGCGTCGGGTACCGCTGCCACTCCCGAGGCCACTGCCGCGTGGGCGCTGTCCACGATCGCCGTCTCACTGCGTCTGGCCGAGCCCGGCGAACCGGTGGCCGTGGAGATGCTCCGCGACCGCTTCTCCCCCGCCGCCCTCCCCCTCGAGCCGTGGGTGTATCCCCCGGCCTGA
- a CDS encoding TetR/AcrR family transcriptional regulator, producing the protein MQSRQDPERPTGRDAVRRSILRAARHHFAREGSRASLRDIADTAGVNPGLIHRHFGRKDQLVSQVIEHTLQSSKQHVADNAAGTMRSMFLDSTTQTDFVRMIAWMALESGPDGASPLAFAPDRTIAEVRRAPGTAAPGEPHPDPDLDARLMTALTVIYGWSVFSREMLSAFDVGEDRRAEFEHRIADLLAELTAPTPKATR; encoded by the coding sequence GTGCAATCGAGACAGGACCCGGAACGCCCGACCGGTCGCGACGCCGTACGCCGGTCGATCCTCCGCGCGGCGCGTCACCACTTCGCCCGCGAGGGATCCCGGGCCTCGCTGCGCGACATCGCCGATACCGCCGGTGTGAACCCCGGGCTCATCCACCGGCACTTCGGCCGCAAAGACCAGCTGGTCAGCCAGGTCATCGAGCACACACTGCAGTCCAGCAAACAGCACGTCGCAGACAACGCCGCCGGCACGATGCGGTCGATGTTCCTCGATTCCACCACGCAGACCGACTTCGTGCGGATGATCGCGTGGATGGCCCTCGAGAGCGGGCCCGACGGCGCATCTCCGCTGGCGTTCGCGCCGGACCGCACCATCGCCGAGGTCCGTCGTGCCCCGGGTACCGCCGCCCCCGGCGAGCCGCATCCCGACCCGGACCTGGACGCCCGGCTGATGACCGCCCTCACCGTCATCTACGGCTGGTCGGTGTTCAGCCGCGAAATGCTCTCCGCCTTCGACGTGGGCGAGGACCGCCGCGCCGAGTTCGAGCACCGCATCGCCGATCTGCTCGCCGAACTGACCGCACCGACCCCGAAGGCGACGCGATGA
- a CDS encoding L,D-transpeptidase: protein MRASRRMFFGLVCALLAVVTLAGCTIGGAGGGGAAGTTEAPPPTSDARITVTPGPDTPVNPLDPVEVKVDKGTLTDVVMSNSEGEKVDGVMTPDKISWKTTEPLGYAKKYTIHATAVDAKGLSTDITKSVSTLTPSNKTKLYFETTGGGAMQDGATYGVGMVIVAHFDEPIKDKAAAQKTLSVTTSPHVDGAWNWVSDSTAHWRPKDFYAPGTKVTVNAKLYGVDVGGGMYGQEDESISFTIGDAHISVADDNTKTVTVKNNGQVVRTMPTSMGMGGTQSIGGRTLSFWTQPGTYTVLGKANPVVMDSSTYGLPINSRLGYKESINWATRISNDGIYLHALASTMWAQGNTDTSHGCLNLSPGNAEWFYNFSRIGDVVKVINTGGSPLQLWQNGDWSVPWETWVGGSAV from the coding sequence ATGCGGGCGTCCCGACGGATGTTTTTCGGGCTCGTGTGCGCGCTGCTGGCGGTGGTGACACTGGCGGGGTGCACGATCGGCGGAGCGGGCGGTGGCGGCGCGGCCGGCACCACGGAGGCGCCGCCCCCGACCAGCGACGCGCGCATCACCGTCACCCCGGGACCGGACACCCCCGTCAACCCCCTCGACCCCGTCGAGGTGAAGGTGGACAAGGGCACGCTCACCGACGTCGTCATGTCCAACTCGGAGGGCGAGAAGGTCGACGGGGTGATGACCCCGGACAAGATCTCCTGGAAGACCACAGAGCCGCTCGGCTATGCGAAGAAGTACACGATCCACGCGACGGCGGTGGACGCGAAGGGCCTGTCCACCGACATCACCAAGTCCGTCTCCACGCTCACGCCCAGCAACAAGACCAAGCTCTATTTCGAGACGACGGGCGGCGGCGCGATGCAGGACGGCGCCACGTACGGCGTCGGGATGGTGATCGTCGCCCACTTCGACGAGCCGATCAAGGACAAGGCCGCCGCGCAGAAGACGCTGTCGGTGACGACCAGCCCGCATGTCGACGGCGCGTGGAACTGGGTCAGCGATTCCACCGCGCACTGGCGCCCGAAGGACTTCTACGCGCCCGGCACAAAGGTGACCGTGAACGCCAAGCTCTACGGCGTCGACGTGGGCGGGGGAATGTACGGCCAGGAGGACGAGTCGATCTCGTTCACCATCGGCGACGCGCACATCTCGGTGGCGGACGACAACACCAAGACGGTCACGGTCAAGAACAACGGCCAGGTGGTGCGCACCATGCCGACGTCGATGGGCATGGGCGGCACGCAGTCGATCGGCGGCCGGACCCTGTCGTTCTGGACTCAGCCGGGCACCTACACCGTGCTGGGCAAGGCGAACCCGGTCGTGATGGACTCGTCGACGTACGGACTGCCGATCAATTCGCGCCTGGGCTACAAAGAGTCGATCAACTGGGCCACCCGGATATCCAATGACGGGATCTACCTGCACGCGCTGGCGTCCACCATGTGGGCGCAGGGCAATACGGACACCAGCCACGGTTGCCTTAACCTCTCGCCCGGCAACGCGGAGTGGTTCTACAACTTCTCCCGCATAGGCGACGTGGTGAAGGTCATCAACACCGGCGGATCGCCGTTGCAGCTGTGGCAGAACGGCGACTGGTCGGTGCCGTGGGAAACCTGGGTGGGCGGCAGCGCGGTCTGA
- the tgt gene encoding tRNA guanosine(34) transglycosylase Tgt has product MESGLGRTGRIRTPHGDIRTPAFVAVGTKATVKAVPPESIAELGAQAVLANAYHLYLQPGSDIVEEAGGLGAFMNWPGPTFTDSGGFQVLSLGAGFKKVLAMESVSVQADDVIAAGKERLAHVDDDGVTFKSHLDGSRHRFTPEVSMGIQHRLGADIIFAFDELTTLMNTRGYQEESVERTRRWAQRCLDEHRRLTAERAGKPRQALFGVVQGAQYEDLRRQAAQGLVALRDSEGGGFDGYGIGGALEKRNLGTIVGWVSEELPEDKPRHLLGISEPEDLFVAVENGADTFDCVQPSRVARNAALYAPDGRFNITTARNRRDFGPIDADCDCYTCAHYSRAYLHHLFKAKEHLAATLATIHNERFTVRMVDGIRTAIDRGEYAEYKREVLGRFAGGS; this is encoded by the coding sequence ATGGAATCGGGTCTCGGCCGCACCGGCAGAATACGCACCCCGCACGGCGACATCCGCACGCCCGCATTCGTCGCCGTCGGCACCAAGGCCACGGTCAAGGCGGTGCCGCCGGAGTCGATCGCCGAGCTCGGGGCGCAAGCGGTGCTGGCCAACGCCTACCACCTCTATCTCCAGCCGGGGTCGGACATCGTAGAGGAGGCCGGCGGCCTGGGCGCGTTCATGAACTGGCCGGGCCCCACCTTCACCGACAGCGGCGGCTTCCAGGTGCTGTCGCTGGGGGCGGGGTTCAAGAAGGTGCTCGCGATGGAGTCGGTGTCGGTGCAGGCCGACGACGTCATCGCGGCGGGCAAGGAGCGCCTGGCGCACGTCGACGACGACGGGGTCACATTCAAATCGCACCTCGACGGGTCGCGGCACCGGTTCACCCCCGAGGTCTCGATGGGGATCCAGCACCGGCTCGGAGCGGACATCATCTTCGCCTTCGACGAGCTGACGACGCTGATGAACACGCGCGGCTACCAGGAGGAGTCGGTGGAGCGCACCCGGCGGTGGGCGCAACGGTGCCTGGACGAGCACCGGCGGCTCACCGCGGAGCGTGCCGGAAAGCCGCGCCAGGCCCTCTTCGGGGTCGTGCAGGGCGCGCAGTACGAGGACCTGCGCCGGCAGGCTGCTCAGGGGCTCGTCGCGTTGCGCGACTCCGAGGGCGGCGGTTTCGACGGATACGGGATCGGCGGCGCGCTGGAGAAGCGGAACCTCGGCACCATCGTCGGCTGGGTGAGCGAAGAGCTGCCGGAGGACAAGCCGCGGCACCTGCTGGGCATCAGCGAACCGGAGGACCTGTTCGTCGCCGTCGAGAACGGCGCGGACACCTTCGACTGCGTCCAGCCCTCCCGAGTGGCGCGCAACGCCGCCCTGTACGCGCCCGACGGCCGGTTCAATATCACCACGGCGCGCAACCGGCGCGACTTCGGGCCCATCGACGCCGACTGCGACTGCTACACCTGCGCGCACTACTCGCGCGCCTACCTCCACCACCTGTTCAAGGCTAAAGAACACCTGGCTGCGACGCTTGCGACGATCCACAACGAGCGATTCACCGTGCGGATGGTCGACGGGATTCGCACGGCCATCGACCGCGGCGAGTATGCGGAGTACAAGCGAGAGGTGCTCGGGCGGTTCGCCGGCGGGAGCTGA
- a CDS encoding aminotransferase class I/II-fold pyridoxal phosphate-dependent enzyme — translation MWIDSLGRDELIVEHQRQSANYTALLDAALALNLTRGKPSPEQLDLANGLLSLPGEDYRDPEGTDCRNYGGIKGLPALRAIFGELLHVPTDNIIAAGNASLEIMHDLIVFSLLKGTQDSPRPWSQDPGVKFLCPSPGYDRHFAICEQYGIEMIPVPMREDGPDMHRVAELVASDPSIRGMWAIPNYSNPTGAVYSEDVVRELVSMPAAAPDFRLFWDNAYAVHPLVGEPAPVWDVLGMAAEAGNPDRPYVFASTSKITFAGAGVGFFASSAANLEWYLGLVGKKTIGPDKVNQLRHLKFFGDADGVRAHMERHRELLAPKFRAVIEILEDRLGANKAASWTTPDGGYFISVDVAGGTAKRVIDLAAEAGIALTAAGSAYPYKDDPTDSNIRLAPSYPSLGELRTAMDGVATCIVLAATEKALARHDEG, via the coding sequence ATGTGGATCGATTCACTCGGTCGTGACGAACTCATCGTCGAGCATCAGCGTCAGAGCGCAAACTACACTGCACTGCTGGACGCCGCGCTCGCGCTGAATCTCACTCGGGGCAAGCCGTCGCCGGAGCAGCTCGACCTGGCCAACGGCCTGCTCTCGCTCCCGGGGGAGGATTACAGGGATCCGGAGGGGACGGACTGCCGCAACTACGGCGGCATCAAGGGCCTGCCGGCGCTGCGCGCGATATTCGGCGAGCTGCTGCACGTGCCGACGGACAACATCATCGCCGCGGGCAACGCGAGCCTCGAGATCATGCACGACCTCATCGTGTTCTCCCTGCTCAAGGGCACGCAGGATTCGCCGCGCCCGTGGTCGCAGGACCCGGGGGTGAAGTTCCTGTGCCCCAGCCCGGGATACGACAGGCATTTCGCCATCTGCGAGCAGTACGGGATCGAGATGATCCCGGTGCCGATGCGCGAGGACGGCCCCGACATGCACCGGGTCGCGGAGCTGGTCGCGTCGGATCCGTCGATCCGCGGCATGTGGGCCATCCCCAACTATTCCAATCCCACCGGCGCCGTCTACTCGGAGGACGTGGTGCGCGAGCTCGTGTCGATGCCCGCCGCCGCGCCGGACTTCCGGCTGTTCTGGGACAACGCCTACGCGGTCCACCCCCTGGTGGGCGAGCCGGCACCGGTGTGGGACGTGCTCGGCATGGCCGCGGAGGCCGGCAACCCCGACCGCCCCTACGTGTTCGCGTCCACCTCCAAGATCACGTTCGCCGGCGCGGGCGTCGGGTTCTTCGCGTCCTCCGCCGCCAACCTGGAGTGGTACCTGGGGCTGGTGGGCAAGAAGACCATCGGGCCGGACAAGGTCAACCAGTTGCGCCACCTGAAGTTCTTCGGCGACGCCGACGGCGTGCGCGCGCACATGGAACGGCACCGGGAGCTGTTGGCGCCCAAGTTCCGTGCGGTGATCGAGATCCTCGAGGACCGGCTGGGCGCCAACAAGGCGGCGTCCTGGACGACGCCGGACGGCGGATACTTCATCAGCGTGGACGTCGCGGGCGGCACCGCGAAGCGCGTGATCGACCTGGCTGCGGAGGCGGGGATCGCGCTGACCGCGGCCGGGTCCGCCTACCCCTACAAGGACGACCCGACGGACAGCAACATCCGTCTGGCGCCCAGCTATCCGTCGCTCGGAGAGCTGCGGACCGCGATGGACGGCGTCGCCACGTGCATCGTGCTCGCCGCCACCGAGAAGGCGCTGGCCCGGCACGACGAGGGCTGA
- a CDS encoding DUF4185 domain-containing protein, with the protein MPDHPLTRRASRRLSRSLFAATVAAGTAATLAAAPAGAAPVDNGSMGSVTDQSSLDGTPLGEDGMQSLGSAGSIGTAGSSALGALTAPLEGGGSLSSLASTGLSDSFGGGSLGCALGSTGVTGSGSVGSSGGPMHPVPWLNGQDGMLPYVSGTTDAIAHITGPSGTNETVPRFNVIGTDLGIMWDNGNGQTMLAFGDTTGANDDPICNGLVGQWRSNVLLRSDDDDLSDGMSIDGAAMASPGQAKEILPSLKVPGVEHTVIPTAGIAVPHAGSAGGFRQYINFMSVKSWGAPGEWTTNYSAVAYSDDNGENWVSPTFGSVQDMAGNVVAPGTGAKAFRTATAALSSVRLNAGGNADFQMGAFVREHGADVSDPDSYVYFFGTPSGRSGSARLSRVQQKDIENAAAYTYWDGSGWAATPEQAAVVIDGKVSELSVAYNTYLGKYIAMYTHPIKGLVVRTADSLTGPWSDTTTLISPVQVPAFYGAFMHPESSDSGDSTLYFTGTTWSDYNVMILRTDLSRLRD; encoded by the coding sequence ATGCCGGACCACCCGCTCACACGCCGCGCCTCGCGCCGCCTGTCCCGCTCGCTGTTCGCAGCAACCGTCGCCGCCGGAACGGCCGCCACGCTCGCTGCGGCCCCGGCCGGCGCGGCACCCGTGGACAACGGGTCGATGGGAAGCGTCACCGATCAGTCCAGCCTGGACGGCACGCCGCTCGGCGAGGACGGCATGCAGAGCCTCGGCAGCGCCGGAAGCATCGGCACCGCGGGCAGCAGCGCGCTCGGCGCCCTCACGGCCCCGCTCGAGGGCGGCGGAAGCCTGTCCAGCCTGGCCAGTACCGGGCTCAGCGACAGCTTCGGCGGCGGCTCCCTCGGTTGTGCGCTGGGCAGCACCGGCGTGACGGGCAGCGGCAGCGTCGGATCCTCGGGCGGCCCGATGCACCCGGTCCCGTGGCTCAACGGCCAGGACGGCATGCTGCCGTACGTCTCCGGCACCACCGACGCCATCGCGCACATCACCGGGCCGTCGGGCACCAACGAGACCGTGCCGCGTTTCAACGTGATCGGCACCGACCTGGGCATCATGTGGGACAACGGCAACGGGCAGACGATGCTCGCCTTCGGCGACACCACCGGCGCCAACGACGATCCGATCTGCAACGGACTCGTCGGGCAGTGGCGCTCCAACGTGCTGCTGCGCAGCGACGACGACGACCTTTCCGACGGCATGAGCATCGACGGCGCGGCGATGGCCTCCCCCGGCCAGGCCAAGGAGATCCTGCCGAGCCTCAAAGTGCCCGGCGTCGAACACACCGTGATCCCCACCGCGGGCATCGCCGTCCCGCACGCCGGCTCCGCCGGCGGATTCCGCCAGTACATCAACTTCATGTCGGTCAAGAGCTGGGGCGCGCCCGGCGAGTGGACCACCAACTACTCGGCCGTCGCGTACTCCGACGACAACGGCGAGAACTGGGTCTCGCCCACCTTCGGGTCGGTGCAGGACATGGCCGGCAACGTCGTCGCACCCGGCACCGGCGCCAAGGCGTTCAGAACGGCGACGGCCGCGCTCTCATCCGTGCGGCTGAACGCCGGCGGCAACGCGGACTTCCAGATGGGCGCCTTCGTCCGCGAGCACGGCGCCGACGTGAGCGACCCGGACAGCTACGTGTACTTCTTCGGGACGCCGTCCGGCCGCAGCGGCTCGGCCCGGCTGTCGCGCGTGCAGCAGAAGGACATCGAGAACGCCGCCGCCTACACCTACTGGGACGGCTCGGGCTGGGCCGCGACGCCCGAGCAGGCCGCAGTGGTGATCGACGGCAAGGTGAGCGAGCTCTCCGTCGCCTACAACACTTACCTGGGCAAGTACATCGCCATGTACACCCACCCGATCAAGGGCCTCGTCGTGCGCACGGCGGACAGCCTCACCGGGCCGTGGAGCGACACCACCACGCTGATCAGCCCGGTCCAGGTGCCGGCGTTCTACGGCGCGTTCATGCACCCGGAATCGTCCGATTCCGGCGACAGCACCCTGTACTTCACCGGCACCACGTGGTCCGACTACAACGTGATGATCCTGCGCACGGACCTGAGCAGGCTGCGCGACTGA
- a CDS encoding LuxR C-terminal-related transcriptional regulator, which yields MTVDGSIAYGGRAEPRLRLVGAAGVQARGPALSAREVEVLLAWFRSDSKAEAAQDLFISVGTLNTHLACVRAKYAKAGRVASTKAALVVRALQDGLVSLDDW from the coding sequence ATGACTGTGGACGGATCGATCGCATACGGCGGCCGGGCTGAACCTCGGCTACGCCTGGTGGGTGCCGCCGGCGTTCAGGCGCGGGGCCCTGCGCTGTCCGCGCGCGAGGTCGAGGTACTGCTCGCCTGGTTCAGGTCGGACTCCAAGGCGGAGGCCGCGCAGGATCTGTTCATCTCCGTGGGCACGTTGAACACCCACCTGGCATGCGTGCGCGCCAAGTATGCGAAGGCCGGGCGCGTCGCCTCGACCAAGGCCGCGCTTGTGGTGCGCGCGCTGCAGGACGGGCTGGTCTCGCTCGACGACTGGTGA
- a CDS encoding MIP/aquaporin family protein, producing the protein MDPRKLLAEALGTALLVFVGVGVATLSFGFGLTGQSPAAGIVATALAFGLIMLIMAYAIGPISGAHINPAVTLGFVVSGRMRITEAVAYWVAQIAGGIIGAGVLRGIFATTDFYSTDKVGLGTNGWGEGVSFIGVDWVGAFFIEIVLTFIFVSVVLAVTTKLGSTAASGAAIGLALATVHLVGVAVTGTSVNPARSIGPAIFVGGDALNQLWLFIVAPLIGGALAAVVVWFLYSGKSSEVGEDLVEPDVVEGPAAGQA; encoded by the coding sequence ATGGATCCGAGAAAGCTGTTGGCGGAGGCGCTGGGCACGGCGCTTCTGGTGTTCGTCGGTGTCGGAGTGGCGACGTTGTCGTTCGGCTTCGGGCTCACCGGCCAGTCCCCGGCCGCGGGGATCGTGGCGACTGCACTGGCATTCGGCCTGATCATGCTGATCATGGCGTACGCGATCGGTCCGATCTCGGGAGCCCACATCAACCCGGCGGTGACGCTCGGCTTCGTCGTGTCCGGGCGGATGCGGATCACCGAGGCGGTCGCGTACTGGGTGGCGCAGATCGCCGGCGGCATCATCGGCGCGGGCGTCCTCCGCGGGATCTTCGCGACCACGGACTTCTACAGCACCGACAAGGTGGGCCTGGGCACCAACGGGTGGGGCGAGGGCGTCTCGTTCATCGGTGTCGACTGGGTGGGCGCGTTCTTCATCGAGATCGTGCTGACGTTCATCTTCGTGTCGGTGGTCCTCGCCGTGACGACGAAGCTGGGCTCCACCGCGGCCTCCGGCGCGGCGATCGGCCTTGCGCTGGCGACGGTGCACCTGGTCGGGGTCGCGGTCACCGGAACCTCGGTGAACCCGGCCCGCAGCATCGGGCCGGCGATCTTCGTCGGCGGGGATGCGCTGAACCAGCTGTGGCTGTTCATCGTCGCCCCGCTGATCGGCGGCGCGCTCGCGGCCGTCGTCGTCTGGTTCCTGTATTCGGGCAAGTCGTCGGAGGTCGGCGAGGACCTGGTCGAGCCGGACGTGGTCGAGGGGCCCGCCGCCGGGCAGGCGTAG